A region from the Sandaracinus amylolyticus genome encodes:
- a CDS encoding glutathione S-transferase family protein, with product MNEFAHGNTRDLRVLWALEEIGLPYEVVGIDHPRRDLDSDEYRAKNVFGQIPAIDDDGVVVTESGAILLYLARKSGKLVPRDLAGEAQVLRWSFAALSTIEVPLLTSWFVDINDGKGTKPSDALKSWARMRLEQLDGWLANRTFIATDDFTVADILMTHVLSARSTDQDLLKPYQHVRAYQTRCMDRPAWKRTVDAYRERVEAV from the coding sequence GTGAACGAGTTCGCTCACGGCAACACGCGTGACCTGCGCGTGCTGTGGGCGCTCGAGGAGATCGGGTTGCCCTACGAAGTCGTGGGGATCGATCATCCGAGGCGCGACCTCGACAGCGACGAGTACCGCGCGAAGAACGTGTTCGGGCAGATTCCCGCGATCGACGACGACGGTGTCGTCGTGACGGAGTCCGGCGCGATTCTGCTCTACCTCGCGCGCAAGAGCGGCAAGCTCGTGCCGCGCGACCTCGCCGGCGAGGCGCAGGTGCTGCGGTGGAGCTTCGCGGCGCTGAGCACGATCGAGGTTCCGCTCCTGACGTCGTGGTTCGTCGACATCAACGATGGCAAGGGCACCAAGCCGAGCGATGCGCTCAAGAGCTGGGCGCGGATGCGCCTCGAGCAGCTCGACGGCTGGCTCGCGAACCGCACGTTCATCGCCACCGACGACTTCACGGTGGCGGACATCCTGATGACTCACGTCCTGAGCGCTCGCAGCACCGATCAGGACCTGTTGAAGCCGTACCAACACGTCCGCGCGTACCAGACGCGCTGCATGGATCGCCCCGCATGGAAGCGTACGGTCGACGCATACCGCGAGCGCGTGGAAGCCGTCTGA
- a CDS encoding bile acid:sodium symporter family protein → MDLQHAFALSLKIAIAAMTVATGLATSTGDLAYLARRRGLLARSLLATVVIAPLIAIALCRALPVGTAGSIAIIAGALAPGMPSVPRTGGKLGGNAAYGCSLLVVTSALGVLTVPLWLSVVGRVVGTTPDVPPLAIARTLALGILVPLGVGLAIRRLAPSLADRLVKPVGALATALLPGLALVLLLVEVHVLRQLEWPVLVAMAAAPVIALAVGHALGGPDPRDRTVLAIANATRFPALAALIATTSFPRVPAMPVVIAYLLIALAIALPYELWRKRVHGRAETERPERLPTGVLAGEPAA, encoded by the coding sequence GTGGACCTACAGCACGCGTTCGCGCTCTCGCTCAAGATCGCGATCGCCGCGATGACGGTCGCGACGGGGCTCGCGACCAGCACCGGCGACCTCGCCTATCTCGCCCGTCGCCGCGGGCTGCTCGCGCGCTCGCTGCTCGCGACGGTGGTGATCGCACCACTGATCGCGATCGCGCTCTGTCGCGCGCTGCCCGTCGGGACGGCGGGCTCGATCGCGATCATCGCGGGAGCGCTCGCGCCCGGCATGCCGTCCGTGCCGCGCACCGGCGGCAAGCTCGGCGGCAACGCGGCGTACGGGTGCAGCTTGCTCGTCGTCACCAGCGCGCTCGGCGTGCTCACGGTCCCGCTCTGGCTCTCCGTGGTCGGGCGCGTCGTCGGCACGACGCCCGACGTGCCTCCGCTCGCGATCGCACGGACGCTCGCGCTCGGGATCCTCGTGCCGCTCGGGGTCGGCCTCGCGATCCGGCGGCTCGCTCCTTCGCTCGCGGATCGGCTCGTGAAGCCCGTCGGCGCGCTCGCGACGGCGCTGCTGCCCGGGCTCGCGCTCGTGTTGCTCCTCGTCGAGGTCCACGTGCTGCGCCAGCTCGAGTGGCCCGTGCTCGTCGCGATGGCCGCGGCGCCTGTGATCGCGCTCGCCGTGGGTCACGCGCTCGGCGGTCCGGATCCGCGCGATCGCACCGTCCTCGCGATCGCGAACGCGACGCGGTTCCCTGCGCTGGCTGCGCTGATCGCGACGACGAGCTTCCCTCGCGTCCCCGCGATGCCGGTGGTGATCGCGTACTTGCTGATCGCGCTCGCGATCGCGCTGCCGTACGAGCTCTGGCGCAAGCGCGTGCATGGCCGCGCCGAGACCGAGCGCCCGGAGCGTCTGCCCACGGGCGTGCTCGCGGGCGAGCCCGCGGCGTGA
- a CDS encoding DUF2092 domain-containing protein — protein MDRANGTKLRIVAGAIAAVAAISAAAWTGDAQQRPRGEAAARGARPAVDPEADRHLRAMSQYLAGLRSFRVDADSSLEVVLESGQKLQYLASSRVSVRRPDRLRSERHGALADLTLYYDGDSITLHGRRANLFATADAPRTLDQAIDFARDELDIEAPAADLLMSDVYRTLGAEAASGTYVGTAEVGGVNCHHLAFRGRSGSDWQLWIQEGATPLPMRYVVVSTDVRSQPQFAVDLHDWQTNAAMSDAEFAFEPPPGAQRIEFRRVLEERRAQGQGAPRTR, from the coding sequence GTGGATCGAGCGAATGGAACGAAGTTGCGGATCGTCGCGGGGGCGATCGCGGCGGTCGCTGCGATCTCCGCGGCGGCGTGGACCGGCGACGCGCAGCAGCGGCCGCGCGGCGAAGCCGCGGCGCGCGGCGCGCGGCCGGCCGTGGATCCCGAGGCCGATCGCCACTTGCGCGCGATGAGCCAGTACCTCGCGGGCCTGCGCTCGTTCCGCGTCGATGCCGACAGCTCGCTGGAGGTCGTGCTCGAGAGCGGGCAGAAGCTGCAGTACCTCGCGAGCTCGCGCGTGTCGGTGCGCCGGCCCGATCGGCTGCGCTCGGAGCGCCACGGCGCGCTCGCCGACCTCACCCTCTACTACGACGGCGACTCGATCACGCTGCACGGCCGTCGCGCGAACCTGTTCGCCACCGCGGATGCGCCGCGCACGCTCGATCAGGCGATCGACTTCGCGCGCGACGAGCTCGACATCGAGGCGCCCGCGGCCGACCTGCTCATGAGCGACGTGTATCGCACGCTCGGCGCCGAGGCCGCGTCGGGCACGTACGTCGGCACGGCCGAGGTCGGGGGCGTCAACTGCCACCACCTCGCGTTCCGAGGCCGCAGCGGCAGCGACTGGCAGCTCTGGATCCAGGAGGGCGCGACGCCGCTCCCGATGCGCTACGTCGTCGTGAGCACCGACGTTCGCTCGCAGCCGCAGTTCGCCGTCGATCTGCACGACTGGCAGACGAACGCGGCGATGTCCGACGCGGAGTTCGCGTTCGAGCCGCCGCCGGGCGCGCAGCGCATCGAGTTCCGGCGCGTGCTCGAGGAGCGGCGGGCGCAGGGTCAGGGCGCGCCGCGCACGCGTTGA
- a CDS encoding GNAT family N-acetyltransferase has translation MEEAKPKVEIEHEEADGRGAFFVARQGVRLAEMTYSRTGPDHVIIDHTEVHDALRGLGVARRLLDTAVAWARETKTKVSATCPYAHAQFEKDPSIRDVLA, from the coding sequence ATGGAAGAGGCGAAGCCGAAGGTCGAGATCGAGCACGAGGAGGCGGATGGACGCGGTGCGTTCTTCGTCGCGCGCCAGGGAGTGCGTCTCGCGGAGATGACGTACTCGCGCACCGGTCCCGATCACGTGATCATCGATCACACCGAGGTCCACGACGCGCTGCGTGGGCTCGGCGTCGCGCGACGCCTGCTCGACACCGCCGTCGCGTGGGCGCGCGAGACGAAGACGAAGGTGAGCGCGACGTGTCCCTACGCGCACGCGCAATTCGAGAAGGACCCCTCGATCCGCGACGTGCTCGCATGA
- a CDS encoding NADPH-dependent FMN reductase, producing MNVVGISGSLRRGSFNAALLRAAIEVAPEGCVIEHADIHGVPLYDGDVESTQGIPAAVRELKDRLARADGVLLVTPEYNGSIPGVLKNAIDWCSRPASDIERVFGGRPVGVIGATPGMGGTRLSQNAWLPIIRVLGMDPYFGKSLYVAGAGKVFDAEGALVDATIRRLLTDYVAGFAAFVSRSR from the coding sequence ATGAACGTCGTCGGCATCTCGGGCTCGCTGCGGCGCGGCTCGTTCAACGCCGCGCTGCTGCGCGCCGCGATCGAGGTCGCGCCCGAGGGATGCGTCATCGAGCACGCCGACATCCACGGCGTGCCGCTGTACGACGGCGACGTCGAGAGCACGCAGGGCATCCCCGCGGCGGTCCGAGAGCTGAAGGATCGACTCGCGCGCGCCGACGGAGTGCTGCTCGTCACGCCCGAGTACAACGGCTCGATCCCGGGCGTGCTCAAGAACGCGATCGACTGGTGCTCGCGTCCCGCGTCCGACATCGAGCGCGTGTTCGGCGGTCGTCCCGTCGGGGTGATCGGCGCGACGCCGGGCATGGGCGGCACGCGGCTCTCGCAGAACGCGTGGCTGCCGATCATCCGCGTGCTCGGGATGGATCCGTACTTCGGCAAGTCGCTCTACGTCGCGGGCGCGGGCAAGGTCTTCGACGCGGAGGGCGCGCTCGTCGACGCGACGATCCGCAGGCTGCTCACCGACTACGTCGCCGGCTTCGCCGCGTTCGTGTCGCGCTCGCGCTGA
- a CDS encoding response regulator, whose translation MQGRRHDPGLPARADAGDARAAIVLVVSDRPRERHALLTSVEATGARAASADNVHDALALLRCMVFDLVIADEPQGPVIDAIRTDDRTAAVRCVLATSSPRGDDAERPVAIDVLALPFAPDDVARIVRRVVADVTNELDQRERDTNAAKPAT comes from the coding sequence GTGCAAGGACGCCGTCACGATCCCGGGCTCCCAGCGCGCGCCGACGCCGGCGATGCGCGAGCTGCGATCGTGCTGGTCGTCAGCGATCGGCCGCGCGAGCGGCACGCGCTGCTGACGAGCGTCGAGGCGACGGGCGCGCGCGCGGCGAGCGCAGACAACGTGCACGACGCGCTCGCGCTGCTGCGCTGCATGGTGTTCGACCTCGTGATCGCCGACGAGCCGCAGGGACCGGTGATCGACGCGATCCGGACCGACGATCGCACCGCGGCGGTGCGCTGCGTGCTCGCGACGTCGAGCCCGCGAGGAGACGACGCCGAGCGCCCGGTCGCGATCGACGTGCTCGCGCTCCCGTTCGCGCCCGACGACGTCGCGCGCATCGTGCGGCGCGTCGTCGCGGACGTGACGAACGAGCTCGATCAGCGCGAGCGCGACACGAACGCGGCGAAGCCGGCGACGTAG
- a CDS encoding response regulator transcription factor, which translates to MDRSAATPFGERSDGDDRSASAGPRALRSPEQLAHATLTWRLTPRQAEILEHVVRGASNAHIARVVGCSAASIEAHVGQLLRKASAEGRGALVARFWTLPSTTETSPAAARALERATEIWALTPMQARVLEHVVRGASNKDVMAVLGCAKSTIEAHVTALLRKSGCVNRAELIARFWWGATRGA; encoded by the coding sequence ATGGATCGCTCGGCTGCGACGCCCTTCGGAGAGCGCTCGGACGGCGACGATCGGTCGGCGTCCGCGGGACCTCGCGCGCTCCGCTCGCCGGAGCAGCTCGCGCACGCGACGCTCACGTGGCGCCTGACGCCGCGGCAGGCGGAGATCCTCGAGCACGTCGTGCGCGGCGCGAGCAACGCGCACATCGCGCGTGTCGTCGGATGCAGCGCGGCCAGCATCGAGGCACACGTCGGGCAGCTGCTGCGCAAGGCCTCGGCCGAGGGTCGTGGCGCGCTCGTGGCGCGGTTCTGGACGCTTCCGTCGACGACCGAGACGTCCCCCGCGGCCGCGCGAGCGCTCGAGCGCGCGACGGAGATCTGGGCGCTCACGCCGATGCAGGCGCGTGTGCTCGAGCACGTGGTCCGAGGGGCGTCGAACAAGGACGTGATGGCCGTGCTCGGGTGCGCGAAGAGCACGATCGAGGCGCACGTGACGGCGCTCTTGCGCAAGAGCGGGTGCGTGAACCGCGCGGAGCTGATCGCGCGGTTCTGGTGGGGCGCGACGCGGGGCGCTTGA
- a CDS encoding ferritin-like domain-containing protein codes for MKSPKETIKSKLVEKHVNRTGIALSPIHAKELIEGAAQTQPSMSGDETGIATVRAAYMRDAEPIGSIPPPATAKGVAKTAAKALTGERVSVLLDKMGARLAFERTGTRLYQAIIGKVESGTPFDGGPSLERLTQIMREEQQHFEMLREAMEAMGGDPTAVTPAADVEATLSMGVPQVLHDARTDVHQSLEAILLAELADNDGWTMLIELARSLGQDELAEKFAVALAQEDEHLRDVRAWVKASTLASAGGKKARAGAPATR; via the coding sequence ATGAAGAGCCCGAAGGAGACGATCAAGAGCAAGCTCGTCGAGAAGCACGTCAATCGCACCGGCATCGCGCTCTCTCCGATCCACGCGAAGGAGCTGATCGAGGGCGCGGCGCAGACGCAGCCCTCGATGTCGGGCGACGAGACGGGCATCGCGACGGTGCGCGCGGCGTACATGCGCGACGCGGAGCCGATCGGATCGATCCCGCCGCCCGCGACGGCCAAGGGCGTCGCGAAGACCGCCGCGAAGGCGCTCACGGGCGAGCGCGTGAGCGTGCTACTCGACAAGATGGGCGCGCGCCTCGCGTTCGAGCGCACCGGCACGCGCCTCTACCAGGCGATCATCGGCAAGGTCGAGAGCGGCACGCCGTTCGACGGAGGTCCGTCGCTCGAGCGCCTCACGCAGATCATGCGCGAGGAGCAGCAGCACTTCGAGATGCTGCGTGAGGCCATGGAGGCGATGGGCGGAGACCCGACCGCGGTCACGCCCGCGGCCGACGTCGAGGCCACGCTCTCGATGGGCGTGCCGCAGGTGCTGCACGACGCGCGCACCGACGTGCACCAGTCGCTCGAGGCGATCCTCCTCGCGGAGCTCGCCGACAACGACGGATGGACGATGCTGATCGAGCTCGCGCGCTCGCTCGGCCAGGACGAGCTCGCGGAGAAGTTCGCGGTCGCGCTGGCGCAGGAAGACGAGCACCTGCGCGACGTGCGCGCGTGGGTGAAGGCGTCGACGCTTGCGAGCGCCGGCGGCAAGAAGGCGCGCGCAGGCGCGCCGGCCACGCGCTGA
- a CDS encoding DUF962 domain-containing protein, with protein MSERIQSYEEFWPHYLREHRNPSSRRLHFVGTTGWLAACAASAVTAPLTFPAAMAGFAALAAHGTKKGEGEKPALGHIAGMVALPTLASPVFFPAGVVFAYACAWGGHFGLEKNKPATFQYPLWSFVSDLRMWSHMARGRLWSGDPLEELGLDGGARVETKSNGAQPVVPT; from the coding sequence ATGAGCGAGCGCATCCAGTCATACGAAGAGTTCTGGCCCCACTACCTGCGCGAGCATCGCAATCCGAGCTCGCGCCGACTGCACTTCGTCGGGACCACCGGGTGGCTCGCGGCGTGCGCGGCGTCGGCGGTCACCGCACCGCTCACGTTCCCCGCGGCGATGGCGGGCTTCGCCGCGCTCGCGGCGCACGGCACGAAGAAGGGCGAGGGCGAGAAGCCCGCGCTCGGCCACATCGCGGGCATGGTCGCGCTGCCCACGCTCGCGTCGCCGGTCTTCTTCCCCGCGGGCGTCGTGTTCGCGTACGCGTGCGCGTGGGGCGGGCACTTCGGGCTCGAGAAGAACAAGCCCGCGACGTTCCAGTACCCGCTCTGGTCGTTCGTGTCGGACCTCCGGATGTGGAGCCACATGGCGCGCGGTCGGCTCTGGAGCGGCGATCCGCTCGAGGAGCTCGGGCTCGACGGCGGCGCGCGCGTGGAGACGAAGAGCAACGGCGCACAGCCCGTCGTGCCGACGTGA
- a CDS encoding MGH1-like glycoside hydrolase domain-containing protein, translating into MSDDEISVSDALRAHLIDGARRSMRAPAGRFRHPWLAPMPRVEAREDASDDDRFASGDYANALFHHDVSEAAIELARDPELAEACFGSLLCFLDNAAPNGCVRRIEMPFRTRDPEPAKPCMAQLAVRAIDGIEDGLRRADAARVLPRLVAFAAYLERETTGMHGLLLTPSARASGFDSDVLTAGLPDSSVQGPDTSTFMVLELRAIAELAQRLGQDAIARVHAEKAEVLAQRIETLLWDDVERTYVALRWKHGASSRREEIVGHRDERGVHRPLRSWISMLPLYAGIAAPERAAAMLESLLDPAQHWSPWGLRTVPADDVYFHQAPRVMVYDPRREERRPVSNWSGPIWILSNYYAYRALQRYGRPEQARELARATVRLLETDLRDTGALHECYADTGRGLWPRRGTFISWNVLALTMARGDSTL; encoded by the coding sequence GTGTCGGACGACGAGATCTCCGTGAGCGACGCGCTGCGCGCGCACTTGATCGACGGCGCGCGCCGCTCGATGCGCGCGCCCGCGGGCCGGTTCCGTCACCCCTGGCTCGCGCCGATGCCGCGCGTCGAAGCGCGCGAGGACGCGAGCGACGACGATCGCTTCGCGTCGGGCGACTACGCGAACGCGCTGTTCCACCACGACGTGAGCGAGGCCGCGATCGAGCTGGCGCGCGATCCCGAGCTCGCCGAGGCGTGCTTCGGATCGCTGCTCTGCTTCCTCGACAACGCCGCGCCGAACGGTTGCGTGCGCCGCATCGAGATGCCGTTCCGCACGCGCGATCCGGAGCCCGCGAAGCCGTGCATGGCGCAGCTCGCGGTGCGCGCGATCGACGGCATCGAAGACGGGCTGCGACGCGCCGACGCCGCGCGGGTGCTGCCGCGGCTCGTCGCGTTCGCCGCGTACCTCGAGCGCGAGACGACGGGCATGCACGGACTGCTGCTGACGCCTTCGGCGCGCGCGAGCGGGTTCGACTCCGACGTGCTCACCGCGGGGCTACCCGACTCTTCGGTGCAGGGGCCCGACACCAGCACGTTCATGGTGCTCGAGCTGCGTGCGATCGCCGAGCTCGCGCAACGCCTCGGTCAGGACGCGATCGCACGGGTGCACGCCGAGAAGGCCGAGGTGCTCGCGCAACGCATCGAGACGCTGCTCTGGGACGACGTCGAGCGCACGTACGTCGCGCTGCGCTGGAAGCACGGTGCGTCGAGCCGTCGCGAGGAGATCGTCGGGCACCGCGACGAGCGCGGCGTGCACCGACCGCTGCGGAGCTGGATCTCGATGCTGCCACTCTACGCGGGCATCGCCGCGCCCGAGCGCGCCGCCGCGATGCTCGAGTCGCTCCTCGATCCCGCGCAGCACTGGAGCCCGTGGGGACTGCGCACGGTGCCCGCCGACGACGTGTACTTCCACCAGGCGCCGCGCGTGATGGTCTACGACCCGCGCCGCGAGGAGCGTCGCCCCGTGTCGAACTGGTCGGGCCCGATCTGGATCCTGAGCAACTACTACGCATACCGCGCGCTCCAGCGATATGGGCGTCCTGAGCAGGCGCGCGAGCTCGCACGAGCCACGGTCCGGTTGCTCGAGACCGATCTCCGAGACACCGGCGCGCTGCACGAGTGTTACGCCGACACGGGCCGCGGCCTCTGGCCGCGCCGCGGCACGTTCATCTCGTGGAACGTCCTGGCCCTCACGATGGCGCGAGGAGACTCGACCCTCTGA